From Vanacampus margaritifer isolate UIUO_Vmar chromosome 8, RoL_Vmar_1.0, whole genome shotgun sequence, a single genomic window includes:
- the pparg gene encoding peroxisome proliferator-activated receptor gamma: MQTPGRDFNHHAGRSYLADMVDTQQLLAWPVGFSLSAADLPELDDSSHSLEMKHLTTLDYASISSSSSSLSPSLMSSISSVGVAYDPSPPQGEDHLTDLDYGSMHGYRTHANLHNFIKLEPESPPQHSDGPAFCKLQDDTSTAALNIECRVCGDKASGFHYGVHACEGCKGFFRRTIRLKLVYDHCNLHCRIHKKSRNKCQYCRFQKCLNVGMSHNAIRFGRMPQAEKEKLLAEFSSDMEHIHPEAADLRALAKHLYEAYLKYFPLTKAKARAILSGKTGDNAPFVIHDMKSLMEGEQFINCRQMPVQEHEQQTSAISATNGGALLGSEYSFVGMPNVTDHGTTNAVELRFFHSCQSRAAEAVREVTEFAKSIPGFVDLDLNDQVTLLKYGVIEVLIIMMAVLMNKDGTLISYGQIFMTREFLKSLRKPFCHLLEPKFEFSVKFNTLELDDSDMALFLAVIILSGDRPGLLNVKPIEQLQETVLHSLELQLKVSHPDSLQLFAKLLQKMTDLRQIVTDHVHLIQLLKKTEVDMLLHPLLQEIMKDLY, encoded by the exons CAGACATGGTGGACACCCAGCAGCTCCTCGCTTGGCCGGTGGGCTTCAGTCTGAGCGCCGCCGATCTGCCCGAGCTGGACGACAGCTCCCACTCGCTGGAGATGAAGCACCTGACCACGTTGGACTACGCCTCCatctcgtcctcgtcctcctccctGTCGCCCTCGCTCATGTCCTCCATCTCGTCCGTCGGCGTGGCCTATGACCCCAGTCCGCCGCAGGGCGAGGACCACCTCACCGATCTGGACTACGGCAGCATGCACGGCTACAGGACTCACGCAAACTTACACA ATTTCATCAAGCTGGAGCCGGAGTCTCCCCCGCAACACAGCGACGGTCCGGCGTTCTGCAAGCTCCAGGACGACACGTCCACAGCCGCGCTCAACATTGAGTGTCGCGTGTGCGGAGATAAAGCATCCGGGTTTCACTATGGCGTCCATGCCTGTGAGGGATGTAAG ggTTTCTTCCGGCGCACCATCAGGTTAAAACTGGTGTACGATCACTGCAACCTCCACTGTCGCATTCACAAGAAGTCCCGCAACAAATGTCAGTACTGTCGCTTTCAGAAGTGTCTGAACGTCGGCATGTCACACAACG CTATTCGTTTTGGCCGGATGCCCCAGGCGGAGAAGGAGAAACTGCTGGCGGAGTTCTCGTCCGACATGGAGCACATTCACCCGGAGGCGGCCGATCTGAGGGCCTTGGCCAAACATTTGTACGAGGCCTATCTCAAGTACTTCCCACTCACCAAGGCCAAGGCCAGGGCCATCCTCTCTGGCAAGACCGGAGACAATGCG CCGTTTGTCATCCATGACATGAAGTCGCTAATGGAGGGAGAGCAGTTCATCAACTGCCGGCAGATGCCCGTTCAAGAGCACGAGCAGCAGACGTCCGCCATTTCCGCCACAAACGGAG GTGCACTTCTGGGGTCGGAGTACAGCTTCGTGGGGATGCCTAACGTCACAGACCACGGAACCACAAACGCCGTCGAGCTGCGTTTCTTCCACAGCTGCCAATCCCGCGCGGCCGAAGCTGTGAGGGAAGTGACCGAGTTTGCCAAAAGCATCCCGGGATTCGTCGACCTGGATCTTAATGATCAG GTGACGTTGCTGAAGTACGGCGTGATCGAGGTCCTCATCATCATGATGGCGGTGCTGATGAACAAAGACGGCACCCTCATCTCTTACGGCCAAATCTTCATGACGCGCGAGTTCCTCAAGAGTCTGCGcaagccattttgccacctgctggaacCCAAGTTCGAGTTCTCCGTCAAGTTCAACACGTTAGAGCTGGACGACAGCGACATGGCGCTCTTCCTGGCCGTCATTATCCTCAGTGGAG ACCGCCCGGGCCTGCTGAACGTCAAGCCCATCGAGCAGCTCCAGGAGACGGTGCTGCACTCCCtggagctgcagctgaaagtcAGCCACCCGGACTCCCTGCAGCTGTTCGCCAAGCTGCTCCAGAAGATGACCGACCTGCGGCAGATCGTCACCGACCACGTGCATCTCATCCAGCTGCTCAAGAAGACCGAGGTGGACATGTTGCTGCACCCGCTGCTGCAGGAGATCATGAAGGACTTGTATTAG